In Leptospira ellinghausenii, the following proteins share a genomic window:
- a CDS encoding ABC transporter substrate-binding protein, translated as MFPNFKQLLSTLLCFGLFSYLNPLFASDHIDLYLKWYHQFQFAGYYTALEKGYYRELGLDVSIHESKNGIEGLHQHVSEKEARYGVGTNEVLLQWNAGTPIVVIAVIFQHSPTVLFTKKTHPDQSVHDLVGKKIMLSPHVYEILALLKKEKLDPSQFHQLQHSFRFLDLVEGKVDALDGYSTTQTYELEKKGFPLMVFSPRTSGIDFYGDNLFTSKLEIENNPSRVKKFREASLRGWDYAMKHKAEIVNLISEKYASSIPKEQLLFEAEQMEPLIQPSLVEMGYMYEGRWKHINEVYADFGMLPKNLDLSGFLYNASPKPNYDTIFSILILLLCIVLVAWMVQRYRWNKRYSETLKSEVLLRTGELKISNDALNSTNIVLESKLKELTEAQEKLLTREKLATIGNLTAGMAHELNTPLGAIVSSHGSISDFFHNQFQTILNFLYTCSNEDRERFYFLIRDFQNIQNVFYIGKKEKEFKKELEMEYAEIFQTYLKNDREEYLNLIIESSAFLLGDHLSYILESDRKKEILVMGSKVANVFRSCFIISIASEKSSHVVKSLKNYLISDDLTHSDQSKIDIVSEIETILTLYYYNINHRVNVQKHFLSHRKCKGNRDNLNLIWVNLLNNALYAISFEGIIEIYIEDEGPWIKVSFIDYGSGIPKNIQDRIFEPFFTTKSKGEGVGLGLDICRKVINKMNGKIEFESEVGKTKFTVYLLADE; from the coding sequence ATGTTTCCAAATTTCAAACAACTTCTATCTACCTTATTGTGTTTTGGCTTATTCTCTTATTTAAATCCTCTTTTTGCTTCAGATCATATCGACTTATATTTAAAATGGTACCACCAATTCCAATTTGCAGGGTATTATACTGCGCTTGAAAAAGGATACTACAGAGAACTTGGATTGGATGTTTCCATTCATGAAAGTAAAAATGGAATAGAAGGGTTACACCAACATGTATCCGAAAAAGAAGCACGTTATGGAGTAGGGACAAACGAAGTTCTACTACAATGGAATGCTGGTACACCTATCGTTGTCATTGCTGTCATTTTCCAACATTCACCTACCGTGTTGTTCACAAAAAAAACTCATCCTGACCAATCTGTCCATGATTTGGTTGGGAAAAAAATCATGTTATCTCCACATGTTTATGAAATTCTGGCACTTTTAAAAAAGGAAAAATTAGATCCAAGTCAATTCCATCAATTACAACATAGTTTTCGATTTTTGGATTTAGTAGAAGGTAAGGTAGATGCCTTGGATGGTTATTCTACAACTCAAACCTATGAACTTGAAAAAAAGGGATTCCCTTTAATGGTGTTTTCACCAAGAACATCAGGTATTGATTTTTATGGAGATAATTTATTCACAAGTAAACTCGAAATAGAAAATAACCCAAGCAGAGTCAAAAAATTCCGTGAAGCAAGTCTTCGTGGTTGGGACTATGCGATGAAACATAAAGCAGAGATTGTAAATTTAATTTCAGAGAAATATGCCAGTTCCATCCCAAAAGAACAATTATTATTTGAAGCAGAACAGATGGAACCATTGATCCAACCATCGCTAGTAGAAATGGGATATATGTATGAAGGGCGTTGGAAACATATTAATGAAGTGTATGCAGATTTCGGTATGTTACCAAAAAATTTAGATCTGAGCGGATTTCTCTATAACGCCAGTCCAAAACCTAATTACGACACGATTTTTTCTATTTTGATTTTACTGTTATGTATTGTGTTAGTTGCTTGGATGGTCCAAAGGTATCGATGGAACAAACGGTATTCGGAAACCCTAAAATCTGAAGTTTTACTCAGGACTGGAGAATTAAAGATCTCCAACGATGCTTTGAATTCTACTAATATTGTTTTAGAGTCAAAATTAAAAGAACTGACAGAGGCACAAGAAAAGTTATTAACCAGGGAAAAATTAGCGACCATAGGAAATTTAACAGCGGGGATGGCACATGAATTGAATACACCTTTGGGTGCGATTGTTTCCTCTCATGGTTCTATCAGTGATTTTTTTCATAATCAATTTCAAACAATCTTAAATTTTCTTTATACATGTTCGAATGAAGATCGAGAACGATTTTATTTTTTGATAAGAGATTTCCAAAATATTCAAAATGTTTTTTATATAGGTAAAAAAGAGAAGGAATTTAAAAAAGAGTTAGAAATGGAGTATGCGGAAATTTTCCAAACATATTTAAAAAATGATCGAGAAGAATACTTAAATTTAATTATAGAATCTTCAGCTTTTTTGTTAGGCGATCATCTTAGTTATATTTTAGAAAGTGATCGTAAAAAAGAAATTTTAGTAATGGGTTCAAAAGTAGCAAATGTCTTTCGTTCTTGTTTTATTATTTCCATTGCTTCCGAAAAATCATCTCATGTTGTAAAATCATTAAAGAATTACTTAATTTCTGATGATCTTACCCATTCAGATCAAAGTAAAATTGATATTGTTTCCGAAATCGAAACGATCCTAACTCTTTATTATTATAATATCAACCACAGAGTAAACGTTCAAAAACATTTTTTATCTCATCGGAAGTGCAAAGGCAATCGAGATAATTTAAATTTAATTTGGGTTAACTTATTGAACAATGCCCTGTATGCAATTTCATTTGAAGGAATCATTGAAATTTATATAGAAGATGAGGGTCCTTGGATCAAAGTCAGCTTTATCGATTATGGAAGTGGGATTCCAAAAAATATCCAAGATCGAATTTTTGAACCTTTTTTTACAACGAAATCGAAGGGTGAAGGAGTTGGATTAGGATTGGACATTTGTCGAAAAGTGATCAACAAAATGAACGGTAAAATTGAATTCGAAAGTGAAGTTGGGAAAACCAAGTTCACCGTTTATTTGTTAGCTGATGAATAA
- a CDS encoding pyridoxine 5'-phosphate synthase: MTQLSVNVNKIATLRNSRGGSIPNVLKLSEIILDSGAHGITVHPRSDERHITKQDVFELKEFLESYNEKITKLGISKKEYNIEGEPSERFLELVLKAKPDQATLVPVKPGEITSDHGFDFRDPKTFVTLKPIVEAFRKEGIRVSLFMETDFTFYDQVTLLGAERIELYTGPFAHAFDADVQKGIQIFESYQQAAIEANKRGLGVNAGHDLDTNNLQVFAKLPFLEEVSIGHRLMAQSIVDGLGNTVKEYLKVLSQGNES; the protein is encoded by the coding sequence ATGACCCAATTAAGTGTCAATGTCAACAAGATCGCCACTCTCCGCAATTCTAGGGGAGGATCCATTCCAAATGTTCTGAAATTGTCAGAAATCATATTAGATTCAGGTGCCCATGGGATTACAGTTCACCCTCGATCTGATGAAAGGCATATCACCAAACAAGATGTATTCGAATTAAAGGAATTTTTGGAATCTTACAACGAAAAAATTACTAAATTAGGAATTTCTAAAAAAGAATACAATATTGAGGGAGAACCAAGTGAACGTTTTTTGGAACTTGTCCTTAAGGCAAAACCAGACCAAGCCACTCTTGTTCCCGTGAAACCAGGCGAAATCACATCGGACCATGGATTTGATTTTAGGGATCCGAAAACGTTTGTCACCCTGAAACCAATCGTAGAGGCATTCCGAAAAGAAGGAATCCGAGTGTCTCTTTTTATGGAGACTGATTTTACATTTTATGACCAAGTCACTCTTCTCGGTGCCGAACGAATTGAACTGTATACAGGTCCATTTGCCCACGCATTTGACGCAGATGTACAAAAAGGCATTCAAATTTTTGAATCCTATCAACAGGCTGCAATCGAAGCAAACAAACGAGGGTTAGGCGTAAATGCTGGACATGACCTCGATACGAATAATTTACAAGTATTTGCAAAACTTCCTTTCCTTGAAGAAGTTTCGATTGGCCACCGTCTCATGGCCCAAAGTATAGTAGATGGATTAGGGAATACGGTAAAAGAATATCTTAAAGTTCTTTCGCAAGGAAACGAATCTTAG
- a CDS encoding tyrosine-type recombinase/integrase gives MIKLKYKSNDKRFHLYFPYSEMYVKIAKSIPKAIYHPEDKSWSYPNEVSSIKRVLLDFSEYDIRYLANEIPKQCGILEDFFRSARERNFSFFTTKTYYSHLYRLLLFTEKLPMNIVSKDIENYLDFQVKEKSLRSASIRSARQAFIFYFREVRKQMKNLKFPKMKADAKLPEVLSAEETRAIFNALPNLKHKILLLISYSAGLRVGEVIHLQLKDIDLERNMIRITQGKGKKDRYTILANSLILELKEYLQVREYNLLLKYSFNEVKNITWLFPGAGKRPLHIRTAESIFNQAAAKAKITKKVTFHSLRHAFATHLLELGTDLRMIQTLLGHSSVRTTQIYTKVARSRLENIKSPLDQMTKPKT, from the coding sequence ATGATCAAACTCAAATACAAATCAAATGATAAACGATTCCATCTATATTTTCCGTATTCGGAAATGTACGTCAAAATCGCAAAATCAATTCCAAAGGCAATTTACCACCCTGAAGATAAAAGTTGGTCCTATCCTAATGAAGTTTCATCCATTAAACGCGTGTTACTTGATTTTTCCGAGTATGATATTCGGTATTTAGCAAATGAGATTCCCAAACAATGTGGGATTTTGGAAGATTTTTTTCGTTCGGCCAGGGAAAGGAATTTTTCATTTTTCACCACCAAAACATATTATTCACATCTATACAGACTATTGCTTTTTACAGAAAAATTACCCATGAATATTGTTTCGAAAGATATCGAAAATTATTTGGACTTCCAAGTGAAAGAAAAATCATTACGTTCTGCTTCAATCCGAAGTGCAAGGCAAGCATTCATTTTCTATTTTCGGGAAGTCCGTAAGCAGATGAAAAATCTCAAATTTCCAAAAATGAAAGCTGATGCTAAATTACCTGAAGTATTATCAGCGGAAGAAACAAGAGCTATATTCAATGCACTTCCGAATTTAAAACATAAAATATTACTCCTCATTAGTTACTCAGCAGGTTTGCGCGTTGGAGAAGTGATTCATTTACAATTAAAAGATATCGATTTGGAACGGAACATGATCCGAATCACCCAAGGAAAAGGTAAAAAAGATAGATACACAATTCTTGCCAATTCCCTCATACTCGAACTCAAAGAATACTTACAAGTTAGAGAATATAATTTACTCTTAAAATATAGTTTTAATGAGGTAAAGAACATAACTTGGTTATTTCCGGGTGCAGGAAAAAGACCTCTTCACATCAGAACTGCTGAATCCATTTTTAACCAAGCGGCCGCTAAAGCAAAGATTACAAAAAAAGTCACCTTTCATAGTTTGCGGCATGCATTTGCGACACATTTGTTGGAACTCGGAACGGATCTAAGAATGATCCAAACTCTACTCGGACACTCAAGTGTCCGAACCACTCAAATTTATACCAAAGTTGCCAGGAGTCGATTGGAAAATATCAAAAGTCCTCTTGACCAAATGACAAAACCAAAAACTTAA
- a CDS encoding DUF2306 domain-containing protein, whose amino-acid sequence MPTNSTTKKDYRIIGFLLFLSLVPSIAGLVRIFQLTTGSGYTVENQRFFNDPIPVILHIIAVLIYSVLGSLQFAPGFRSRHLRWHRISGRILVFLGLLTAGTGLWLTWVYPKVPTDGDWLFGIRMVIGIWMLICIILGFVFVLQKNFRTHSHWMIRGYAIGLGAGTQVFTHLPWFVFVGGEPSGIPRDLMMAAGWLINFLVAEWIIWKENSFRN is encoded by the coding sequence ATGCCCACGAATTCCACTACAAAAAAAGACTATAGGATAATCGGTTTTTTATTATTTCTCAGTTTGGTTCCGAGCATCGCGGGACTAGTTCGAATCTTCCAACTAACAACTGGCTCCGGTTATACGGTTGAAAACCAACGATTTTTTAATGATCCAATTCCAGTAATCCTTCATATCATTGCAGTTTTAATTTATAGTGTTTTAGGATCGCTCCAATTTGCCCCTGGATTTCGAAGCCGTCACCTTCGTTGGCACCGAATTTCAGGAAGGATCCTCGTATTTTTGGGACTTCTCACGGCGGGCACTGGGCTTTGGTTAACTTGGGTATACCCAAAAGTTCCGACAGATGGAGATTGGTTATTTGGAATTCGAATGGTGATCGGTATCTGGATGTTAATTTGCATCATACTCGGTTTTGTTTTTGTTTTACAAAAAAACTTCCGAACCCATAGCCATTGGATGATCCGAGGTTATGCGATTGGATTAGGGGCTGGCACACAAGTATTCACACATCTACCTTGGTTTGTTTTCGTGGGTGGCGAACCATCAGGGATTCCAAGAGATTTGATGATGGCAGCAGGTTGGCTTATCAATTTTTTAGTTGCAGAATGGATCATTTGGAAGGAGAATTCCTTCCGAAATTAA
- a CDS encoding S41 family peptidase encodes MKRFVYLLSFFTLLSFALPVGFISCEPEAKKAQNRETNFTYVDFETVIRTVDKLYIDKHINVNRAYTDAASFAFLSLPHPLYIYPESYFKEREKYDDKEDLWPGTTFKISPSDKFVVFDPDYTQVEKIQKEKRKKNENRKLSDAELKKLIEKEKLKKSVISARWEEINFSRKDFDRVVTYIQDNLDKYKTPVLKGLVELDGELPDEEEEDKKEFRMEQVFVAAANGYLNSLDPHSNVFLEEVWEESMSKISDGSFEGIGAILSGGGSREVIVENPLEGSPALKAGIRSGDNIVAVDGKLIKNLSLDKVVKKIKGPKATKVVLTISRKGNTGKIDIEVIRDKITIKNVTFHLVKENPQVAYIKLTGFVKPGNGEPPIDTQIAEALAEMEKTAKENGKPLKAVILDLRGNSGGFLDLAVDIADMFIEKGLIVSTKTPGRSDDEKYAKIKDITKLPLAVLMNSKSASASEIVASAIQHHGRGILLGERTFGKATVQTLKKLDNNPNYLLKITNARYYSPSGKTIQVVGVSPDIEVSEEPDGTFPFRYREEDMWNHLPLIPHEGVVKSKFNLNAIKDYAKKNGKADAYLKEHANDAIKPDYMLIRSLDFIEGMLNAK; translated from the coding sequence TTGAAACGATTTGTTTATCTACTATCCTTTTTCACCCTTCTAAGTTTTGCTTTACCAGTTGGTTTTATTTCCTGCGAACCAGAAGCGAAAAAAGCGCAAAACCGCGAGACCAATTTCACTTATGTCGACTTTGAAACTGTCATTCGAACAGTAGACAAACTGTACATAGACAAACATATCAATGTAAATCGTGCTTATACCGATGCAGCAAGTTTTGCTTTTTTAAGTTTACCCCATCCACTTTACATTTACCCAGAAAGTTATTTCAAAGAAAGAGAGAAATATGATGATAAAGAGGACCTCTGGCCTGGGACTACTTTCAAAATTTCTCCATCTGACAAGTTTGTCGTTTTTGATCCTGATTACACCCAAGTGGAAAAAATCCAAAAAGAGAAACGGAAAAAAAATGAAAATCGTAAGTTGTCTGATGCAGAACTCAAAAAACTGATCGAAAAAGAAAAATTAAAAAAATCAGTAATCTCTGCTCGTTGGGAAGAAATTAATTTTTCGAGAAAGGATTTTGATCGGGTTGTCACTTACATCCAAGACAATTTGGATAAATACAAAACTCCTGTATTAAAAGGACTTGTGGAACTTGATGGTGAACTTCCTGACGAAGAGGAAGAAGACAAAAAAGAATTCCGCATGGAACAAGTGTTTGTTGCTGCTGCGAATGGTTATTTAAACTCTCTTGACCCACACTCCAATGTCTTTTTGGAAGAAGTTTGGGAAGAATCCATGTCCAAAATCAGTGATGGATCTTTTGAAGGGATTGGAGCCATCCTCTCTGGTGGTGGAAGTCGTGAAGTCATTGTTGAAAATCCATTGGAAGGAAGTCCTGCACTCAAAGCAGGGATTCGCAGTGGAGATAATATTGTTGCTGTTGATGGAAAACTCATCAAAAACTTATCTCTTGATAAAGTAGTTAAAAAAATCAAGGGACCAAAAGCAACAAAAGTTGTGCTTACCATCTCACGTAAAGGGAATACAGGAAAAATTGATATCGAAGTGATTCGTGATAAAATCACTATCAAAAACGTAACCTTTCACCTAGTAAAAGAAAATCCACAAGTAGCATATATCAAACTCACTGGATTTGTAAAACCTGGAAACGGGGAACCACCAATTGATACACAAATTGCCGAAGCTTTAGCAGAAATGGAAAAAACTGCCAAAGAGAATGGCAAACCGTTAAAAGCTGTGATTTTGGACCTAAGAGGAAACTCAGGTGGATTTTTGGATTTAGCAGTGGATATTGCTGATATGTTTATTGAAAAAGGACTGATTGTTTCTACAAAAACTCCTGGTCGAAGTGATGATGAAAAATATGCAAAAATCAAAGACATCACAAAACTTCCGCTAGCTGTGCTCATGAATTCAAAATCAGCATCTGCGTCTGAAATTGTGGCAAGTGCAATCCAACACCATGGCCGTGGAATTTTACTTGGTGAAAGGACATTTGGAAAGGCAACTGTGCAAACATTAAAAAAATTGGACAACAATCCTAATTACCTTTTGAAAATCACAAATGCTAGGTATTATTCTCCTTCTGGAAAAACCATCCAAGTGGTTGGAGTTTCACCTGACATTGAAGTTTCTGAAGAACCAGATGGAACCTTCCCTTTCCGATACCGAGAAGAGGATATGTGGAACCACTTACCTCTCATTCCACATGAAGGAGTAGTGAAATCTAAATTCAATTTGAACGCAATTAAGGATTATGCCAAAAAAAATGGCAAGGCTGATGCCTATTTAAAAGAACACGCAAACGACGCGATCAAACCTGATTATATGTTAATTAGAAGTTTGGACTTTATCGAAGGGATGTTGAATGCGAAATAA
- a CDS encoding tetratricopeptide repeat protein, producing MHNIDGDMRSFVVLIFALSLWFCSSEPEKNPNRDPYSLETLLFLEEVLLDVWENPSAKEDAMSRLRYVCRTKDTDDGYLCYMWGLLEYQRGNYNESYAGFRKALEKNPNDTLYKNMLRLSAEKSGNLADLKAHSYDGEVLASLSELDKQCKEEKSPNISTFQFLIERGVFTKESLKRGSFSTCFQKLEPNEQISLQKQIRNPNLSYKERLYADQMKSDPFTKIWDTSSYHRGELGKEMVGGTQGAVSATVSSNSEGNLSLVSGSIRPSPMTEAWRKVKLTSLSGNEAQAKEAFKQFMTEVRISKTKGKSEAMMAIALERAAKLLLEQDPGYSKIRFLAKEL from the coding sequence ATGCATAACATAGACGGTGACATGCGCTCATTCGTTGTCCTGATTTTTGCCCTTTCTCTCTGGTTTTGTTCCTCCGAGCCAGAAAAAAACCCAAATCGTGATCCATATAGTTTGGAAACCCTTCTTTTTTTGGAAGAGGTATTGCTCGATGTTTGGGAAAACCCTTCGGCAAAAGAAGATGCAATGTCTCGACTAAGATATGTTTGTCGAACAAAAGATACTGACGATGGTTATTTATGTTACATGTGGGGACTTTTGGAATACCAACGTGGGAATTACAATGAAAGTTATGCCGGATTTCGAAAGGCTTTAGAAAAAAATCCAAACGACACACTTTACAAAAACATGTTACGATTATCCGCTGAAAAATCGGGAAACCTAGCGGATTTAAAAGCACATTCGTATGATGGAGAAGTGCTCGCTTCTCTTTCTGAATTGGATAAACAATGCAAAGAGGAAAAATCCCCAAACATTTCCACTTTTCAATTTTTGATCGAACGAGGTGTATTCACCAAGGAGTCATTAAAACGTGGTAGTTTTTCGACTTGTTTCCAAAAATTAGAACCTAACGAACAAATTTCTCTCCAAAAACAAATCCGAAATCCCAATTTATCCTATAAGGAAAGGTTGTATGCGGACCAGATGAAGTCGGATCCATTTACCAAAATTTGGGATACTTCCTCTTACCACCGAGGGGAATTGGGAAAGGAAATGGTGGGAGGAACACAAGGTGCAGTTTCTGCGACTGTCTCTTCGAATTCAGAAGGAAATCTTTCCCTCGTTTCTGGGTCCATTCGCCCCTCTCCCATGACGGAAGCATGGCGTAAGGTAAAACTAACTTCTCTTTCCGGGAACGAAGCTCAGGCAAAAGAAGCCTTTAAACAGTTTATGACCGAAGTGCGAATTTCCAAAACAAAGGGTAAGTCGGAAGCGATGATGGCAATCGCCTTAGAACGAGCGGCAAAATTATTACTCGAACAAGACCCTGGTTACTCTAAGATTCGTTTCCTTGCGAAAGAACTTTAA
- a CDS encoding DUF805 domain-containing protein: MSFQDAIKVCFQKYVDFNGNAKRPEFWYWVAFTFVVSFILQMFLPILGMVFSLAVFLPSISVGARRLHDVGMSGWWQLIGLTGIGLLVLIYFWAQKGK; this comes from the coding sequence ATGTCATTCCAAGATGCAATCAAGGTTTGCTTTCAAAAATATGTCGATTTTAATGGAAATGCAAAACGTCCAGAATTTTGGTATTGGGTCGCATTTACATTTGTAGTCAGTTTTATCTTACAGATGTTCCTTCCCATCTTGGGAATGGTATTTTCTTTGGCTGTTTTTTTACCAAGCATTAGTGTTGGAGCAAGAAGATTACATGACGTAGGAATGAGTGGCTGGTGGCAATTGATTGGCCTTACAGGGATTGGATTATTGGTATTGATTTACTTCTGGGCACAAAAAGGTAAATAA
- the nadB gene encoding L-aspartate oxidase, translated as MTRIKSDFLIIGSGVSGLFTALKLAPLGSVVVVTKKADYESNTNYAQGGIASVFDDKDKFEEHIKDTLESGAGLCDLEAVRVLVEEGPTRVKELLDLGVPFTRNQTGELDLAREGGHSKNRIIHSLDRTGSAVEQSLLDHVHANQNIRILENHACVDLITKHHLKNKENLPLRCYGAYIVDTETGEVFPVLAKKTILATGGAGQVYLHTTNPNIATGDGVASAYRAGAIVKNMEFYQFHPTSLFHEQGNSFLISEAVRGHGGILREIGGRPFMKDYHEMGELAPRDIVARAIDDTMKKRGEPHVLLDITHRPANDIISHFPSIYERCKKLGIDITTDPIPVVPAAHYMCGGVATDLLGRTNIADLYACGETTCTGVHGGNRLASNSLLECLVFSHRIANDIKSEGKLEYSLETDLIPDWNKEGTTNTEEWVLISHDLIEIKTIMSNYVGIVRSDMRLERALRRLKLISQEVKDYYNRTTVSLGLLELRNLVKVAELIVRSALLRKESRGLHFSTDYPEDRTPSRQDTILSHQL; from the coding sequence GTGACTCGAATTAAATCAGATTTTCTGATCATAGGAAGCGGAGTGAGTGGTCTCTTTACCGCATTAAAATTAGCTCCGCTTGGTTCAGTTGTGGTTGTTACCAAAAAAGCAGACTACGAATCGAATACCAACTATGCCCAAGGTGGGATTGCATCTGTTTTTGATGATAAGGATAAATTCGAAGAACACATCAAAGACACTTTAGAATCTGGAGCAGGTTTATGTGATCTGGAAGCAGTTCGTGTTTTGGTGGAAGAAGGTCCAACCCGAGTCAAAGAACTATTGGACTTGGGTGTTCCTTTCACAAGAAACCAAACAGGGGAATTGGATTTAGCACGAGAAGGTGGGCATAGCAAAAATAGAATTATCCACTCTCTTGATAGAACAGGAAGTGCCGTCGAACAATCGTTACTTGATCATGTTCATGCCAACCAAAACATACGAATTCTAGAAAACCATGCTTGCGTAGATTTAATTACTAAACACCATTTAAAAAATAAAGAAAATTTACCCTTACGATGTTATGGAGCCTACATTGTAGATACAGAAACTGGTGAAGTATTTCCAGTCCTAGCCAAAAAAACTATTTTGGCAACCGGGGGTGCAGGCCAAGTATATTTGCACACAACCAATCCTAACATTGCCACTGGTGATGGTGTAGCCAGTGCTTATAGAGCTGGTGCCATTGTCAAAAATATGGAATTTTACCAATTCCATCCTACTTCGCTTTTCCATGAACAAGGGAATAGTTTTTTAATTTCAGAAGCAGTGAGAGGTCATGGCGGCATCTTACGCGAGATAGGTGGTAGACCATTCATGAAAGACTATCATGAAATGGGAGAATTAGCACCTAGAGATATTGTAGCACGAGCAATTGATGATACGATGAAAAAAAGAGGGGAACCACATGTACTCCTTGATATCACTCATAGACCTGCCAATGACATCATAAGCCATTTTCCTTCAATTTATGAACGTTGTAAAAAACTAGGAATTGATATCACAACCGATCCAATTCCAGTTGTTCCTGCCGCCCATTATATGTGTGGTGGAGTTGCTACGGATCTCTTAGGACGAACAAATATTGCAGATTTATATGCTTGTGGTGAGACAACTTGTACAGGTGTCCATGGTGGAAACCGTTTAGCTTCCAATAGTTTACTGGAATGTTTGGTATTTTCCCATCGGATTGCAAATGATATCAAATCAGAAGGGAAACTAGAGTATTCCTTAGAAACCGATTTGATTCCTGATTGGAACAAAGAAGGAACTACTAACACGGAAGAATGGGTATTAATTTCCCATGACTTAATCGAAATTAAAACCATCATGAGTAATTATGTTGGAATTGTTAGGTCTGATATGAGATTGGAACGTGCCCTTCGTCGATTAAAACTGATTTCGCAAGAAGTAAAAGATTATTACAATCGAACGACTGTTTCCTTGGGATTATTAGAACTTCGTAATTTAGTAAAAGTTGCGGAACTCATTGTCAGATCCGCTTTATTACGAAAGGAAAGTCGGGGCCTACATTTTAGTACGGATTATCCTGAAGACCGAACTCCATCTAGGCAAGATACAATCCTTTCTCATCAATTATAA